The genomic window ACTCAGGATAGCCTCACGGTCTTGGTTGTGATTCAAGGCTTGTTCTGAtgcagagagagcaggagagcatGCACAAGTTTCTAAAGCAACAGCACAGCAAGCACTGCTGGAAGAGACAGCACTCAGGATGACAACTGGCTATCAGAAGCACCAAGACAGTTGCCCTTCTCATGCTGGCCCGCGTAGAGAGAGTCCCACCTTACATCACAAGCTGGGATGGGATCAACGAGAGCAGTGTGTGTGGGGTAATCAACACCCCAGCCTCAGGAAAgatgctcagctctgctgtgggcaggacaATGACATGATGTGCTGCATAAGCCACATCAAAACTTGGCTCATCAGAGGCAAACTATGAGGAAAAGTCTCAAATTCTCCCACATTCATGTGGCACAGCAATCTCTAATAACTcaatccaaattatttttttgctctTGCTGGTGAAAGCGACACTTCCAACTTGACTAGCCCTCACTAAAGGACAAGAGGAGGTGACATAGAGCACTGTGGAAATGCTGttgagaaagggaggaaaagagggttAGCTCTCTTCTGAAGCAGCAAGTGCCCTATATCCCCCAAGTGCTGAACTGGGAAAGGAGTTAAGTGATTCATTACTGTGCACACATCATACTTACCCACAGCTTTCAGGATGTCACCAGGAACATTATTCCCTGCCAGCTCGAGCCTCTTCAGGGTCTTGTTGCTGTGCAGGCAGTTCAGCAAAGCTCGGCCACCCAGAAGCCCAATGTTATTCCATCGCAAATCTATACAGAAAGCAAACTTTCACCACGGTAGTCACACATCTGCTGAAAACCACAGGGCTCAAGAGAACCCATGCTCTTTATATATCTACAAGCACGGTTAACTAATCCCAGATGGTCTTAGCAAAAACACAGGTGAATACTGTGTCCCCTTTGAAGATGAATGAGAGGGAGGGAAAttgacaaagaaagaaaggcaagaTAAATCTTTAGGAAACTGCAGGAAGCCATGACAGTTGAAAATCTACACAAATCTGGGCCTCACATTTGGCTCTCACAAGCCTTCCTTCCACAGACAAGACCTGTGGATGAGAAAGAATTGGCAACAAAAGCTacattttcctgaaggaaaCTCCACCAAAATTCCATATAAGGACAAAACGAGTGTGAAGTAAGTATTAAGAGTCTGTCATGAGGCATACCAACACCAACCACAAATAGGAATGAAAACCCTTCCTCCTCCACTAAAGACTGTTCTACTCCAAGTACACAATTCTTCATCTGCAGGTTTGGTTCCAGAGATTCCAATTATAGTTACCAGTCTCCAAAGGCCATGGAGTTGTGACTTCTCCCTGCACAAAGTCGGCAAAGCATTCCAGACTGATAGGAATTGGGAATGACACCAACCAGTTGGAAGAAACTGAAGCAAGAAACCTGAAGATACACATGGTGTTTTCATGCATATATGTACGTGGGCAAAGAACTCTTACCCAGCTCCTGAAGGCTGGTATTTTGTGTCAGTGCCATGGCCAGCTCTTCAGCCCCTTGATGGTTAATCTGGTTATTGCGCAGATCCAGACGCCGAAGAAAGTTGTTTGCTCTCAGTCCTtggcagaaaaaggagaagcCCTCCTCCCACATGCCAAGGCTGTTCCATTCTAAGGTTAGGCTAGGGAAATCAGACAGGAATGGTGTTCGTGGAGTAAACAGACTGCTGCATGAACTTGAATGATATTTGGATCACGGTATGCCCGGTCAAACATCCAGCTCCGTGCGTGGACTCAATTTCAGAGAGCAGGATGCTGCCAGGGCCCAGCGTCCTCCGAAAGAGCACCTCCACTTTTCATGCCTTTACTTGTCCCACCCCTCACAAGAAATTGTACCACTTGGCATTCCTCCTACCCCAACAAAAAACACCCTCAACCCTTTTCAAATGTTGTGCTCCATCCGGCAAGAATAGCACAAAGAGaggtatatatatttttttacctCCTGATGGATTTGTTCTCCCTAAGAAGTTTTCCCAAAGCCTCAGCTCCCATGGTTCGCAGGTTATTTCCCTGAAACAGAAGTCCCAGGTGATCAGTAGGCTAAGCCTGTCCCAGTCCACCTACACCACAAACACCACCAGATGCATCCCAGCTGTAATGCCAACTTCAGTTGGGCAAAGATGGTCCAAACAACATTTGTTTCACTATCAATCAGCCTTCCACAAAACGAAAAACCCTGGAGGAACAGTGGATCTATACACACGACTTGTCCTGTGAGGGCACCATGACTGAGAGCTTGCAAAAATCACAAGATTGCACAGGATCAGCACGGGCCATGATGGGACGGAAAATGGTGATTCTAGATAAGCATAACTATTGTAACACACTTCACCAAAAAGGGCTCTGTTAACGCTAGCACAAATGAGAAAGGAAGCTGTGATGAAGTTTGTGACTTCAGTGATGCTGTTTGTGACTGTAAATTCAAGGGAATAGCTGTATGCCAGAGGAATACAGACAGAAAGTCACTCCCAGTAGAGTGACAATCACATCTGAAGGCAGATGCTTAGTTCAAAGCCCAGGCTAATCGAAAGACATTGGCAAGCGAGATAAACTCTACAGAAACACAAGTAAAACAGCTAGTAACTCACTGATCAATAcagaaacccccaaaacagcCTATACACGCCTCATCTGCCCAATCAGCAACTGACAAAAGATACACAGCAATAACTTCCTATCAAAATATAGTAACTAAATAAAAATGGATAAAGATGATCTGCAAAGTAACTTTGGAAAATTGTGACATGGTGTTAACAAGTCAAGGAATGAGTCACTTGAGAACAAAAACTTTACAGAAGTATGCATCTTGTTGAATAATCCTGCACCAGGACGGTCCAGTTCTATTTCTGATTAAGCCTgtgctcctttttccttctccaccacAGAACAGTCTTAATTCTGTTTGAACAGACTCACCTTCAGATCCAAAGATTTTACTGTGGTGTTGGAGCAAAGACCATGCAACAGAAGTCTTACACctgagtagaaaaaaaaaaagctgtttatttcaTCTGTGAAACCCTCTACTCATCCCAGCGTATCATCTTGTTAAACAGCTAGCTCAGGAGACGTGGCTGTGATAAACAAATTATTTGGTAaactgccactgctgctggaatAAGTGAGCCTGAGCTTTCAGGGCAGGAGACTATTTATACACTCTCAAAGAGGTGTCCGGGCAGAGAACTACAAATCAGTTTGTACACCTACCTGCCTCAGCCCTGAAAAAAGCCCACGTCTAGACAAGCTCTGCGGACACGGATGTGCTGCCCATGGGGCCCCCTCACTGCCAGCTACTTTAACCAGCCGGACTGTCCCATCCGTCCACGGccaacagcagagctgccctcGCCGCCGGAGGGAGAACCGAGCGGTGCGTGACCAGCCGCATGGTCACGGACCGAGCACCTTCGCGGGCCTGAGATACGAGCGACCTCCCGCCCCGCCACCGCGCCTCGCTCGCCGCCGGAGGGAGAGCGGGCCCGCCGGCCCAGCCTGAGAGGGCGGCGAGGGCGGCCCCGCTTCGGGCAGCCGCTGCGGCCTCGCGCGCACCTTCCTCGCTCAAGCCGCAGTCGCCGAGCGCCAGCGCGGCGAAGGGCGCGGCGCCGGGCAGCAGCCGGCCCAGCGCGCTGCACGTCTGCAGCGAGAGGCTCTGCGCCGCCAGGTCcaggcggccccgcgccccgtTGGGCTCCCGCAGGCGCCGCAGCACGGCCTCCTGCGGGGCCGCGCCTACCGCCGCGCAAAGCCGCGCGTATTCGCGCCCGAACTGCTCCATGGCCGCGCGGGTTCCCGCCGGAACTGCACCCAGGCCGCGCGCGTTCCCGCCGGAACTGCTCCCTGGCCGCGTGCGTTCCCGCCGGAACTGCTCCCTGGCCGCGCGCGTTCCCGCCCGCCGCGCGCCTCCGGGAGGCGGGGCCAGCAGTGCGCGGGACATGGAGGAGCGGGACGGCCGCACCGGCGGCTTCAGGAAGGTGCGGCCGCTCCGGGCGAGGGGCGCTGGCCCGAGCGGCGAGCGCGGCTCCGCTCATCCGTTCCTCTCTCCGCGCAGGACACCGTGGACCGGCTTCTCCGCCTCCATTTCCGGGACGGGAGGACCCGAGGTACCGAGgctgcggcggcgggcgggTCCGGGCCGCTTGGGCCTAGTCCCCGCCTTCCCTAAGCGCCGTGTCGTTGCAGTTAATGCCGACGCGCAGCTGCTGGTGGCCGAGTTGCTGAAGGTCTTCGTCCGAGGTCAGCGCGCAGGGCCAATCCCCCGCCCCAGCCTTAGGGCGATAGGCTCCCGCCTCCTCCCCGAGCACCTGGCCAACCTTCGACTCATCCCGTCctgcttcagctctgctgcctcctgcacagCTGGAGTCCTGACGCAGCTTCCCGGACTCTTCCGGGGCGCTGGgccacctccctcctcccaggacaccagcccagccccccGGACGAGACGCCCCAGGTGACAGCTCCCAGACCCGTCTcactgctcttccctttctttcacTTGGGCTGCAGAAGCGGCGGCTCGAGCAGCTCGGCAAGCTCAGGCAGAGGACCTGAAGAAGGTGGATActgagcagctggagaaagTGTTGCCACAGCTGGTATGTAACTCTCGGCCTG from Corvus hawaiiensis isolate bCorHaw1 chromosome 19, bCorHaw1.pri.cur, whole genome shotgun sequence includes these protein-coding regions:
- the CENPX gene encoding centromere protein X isoform X1; its protein translation is MEERDGRTGGFRKDTVDRLLRLHFRDGRTRVNADAQLLVAELLKVFVRGQRAGPIPRPSLRAIGSRLLPEHLANLRLIPSCFSSAASCTAGVLTQLPGLFRGAGPPPSSQDTSPAPRTRRPR
- the CENPX gene encoding centromere protein X isoform X2, whose translation is MEERDGRTGGFRKDTVDRLLRLHFRDGRTRVNADAQLLVAELLKVFVREAAARAARQAQAEDLKKVDTEQLEKVLPQLLLDF